One genomic window of Arachis stenosperma cultivar V10309 chromosome 10, arast.V10309.gnm1.PFL2, whole genome shotgun sequence includes the following:
- the LOC130954267 gene encoding protein MIZU-KUSSEI 1-like, translating to MVHEHRRHRPMEESRSASNTPQSVYYSPRSSTASTRTVATPPTPPPLPTPSKISLVQPSQKKKHKTKFIRAVRSVFRSFPIIAPSCKFPTPGGDGPHRAVNLSGTKVCGTLFGYRKGRVSLSIQENPRCLPSFVVELSMQTGVLQRKMAAGMVRIALECERRPEKDKITIMEEPLWTMFCNGKKVGYAVKREATEEDLHVMELLKAVSMGAGVLLGRSDVDGGDGEFSYMRAHFEHVVGSKDSETLYMLSPDGVNNCGPELTIFFVRI from the coding sequence ATGGTTCATGAACATCGTCGTCATCGACCAATGGAGGAGTCAAGATCCGCATCAAACACACCGCAATCCGTATATTATTCTCCACGCTCTTCAACTGCATCAACAAGAACGGTAGCCACACCTCCCACACCACCACCTCTTCCAACCCCTTCCAAAATCTCCCTCGTCCAACCCTCCcagaagaagaaacacaaaacaaaattcatccGCGCCGTCCGCTCTGTCTTCCGCTCTTTTCCCATTATTGCCCCTTCATGCAAGTTCCCAACCCCCGGCGGAGACGGTCCTCACAGGGCCGTCAACCTAAGCGGCACCAAAGTTTGCGGCACCTTGTTCGGTTACCGCAAAGGACGCGTGAGCCTTtccattcaagagaatccgaggTGCCTCCCTTCGTTCGTAGTTGAGTTATCTATGCAGACCGGTGTTCTTCAGAGGAAGATGGCGGCTGGGATGGTTAGGATCGCCCTCGAATGCGAGAGGCGGCCGGAGAAGGACAAGATAACGATAATGGAGGAACCGTTGTGGACCATGTTTTGTAACGGCAAGAAAGTTGGTTATGCGGTGAAGAGGGAAGCCACAGAGGAGGATCTTCACGTGATGGAGCTTCTCAAGGCTGTATCCATGGGTGCTGGTGTTTTGTTAGGGAGATCTGACGTGGACGGTGGAGATGGAGAGTTCTCTTACATGCGTGCACATTTCGAACACGTTGTGGGCTCCAAAGATTCTGAGACTTTGTATATGCTGAGCCCTGATGGTGTGAATAACTGTGGGCCTGAGCTAACTATATTTTTTGTCAGGATCTAA
- the LOC130957376 gene encoding rac-like GTP-binding protein RAC1 yields MIQIFQAADVFLLAFSLISRASYENVAKKWIPELRHYAPGVPIILVGTKLDLRDDKQFFLDHPGAAPITTMQGEELRKLIGAPVYIECSSKTQQNVKAVFDAAIKVVLQPPKQKKKKRKGQKTCSIL; encoded by the exons ATGATCCAAATTTTTCAGGCAGCTGATGTATTCCTGCTAGCATTCTCTCTCATAAGCAGGGCTAGCTATGAAAATGTTGCCAAGAAA TGGATTCCTGAGTTGAGGCATTATGCTCCTGGTGTTCCAATTATTCTTGTTGGAACAAAACTTG ATCTTCGGGATGATAAGCAGTTTTTTTTAGATCATCCTGGTGCAGCGCCTATCACCACAATGCAG GGTGAGGAACTGAGAAAACTTATCGGTGCTCCAGTTTACATCGAATGTAGTTCAAAAACACAGCAG AATGTGAAGGCTGTTTTTGATGCGGCCATCAAAGTAGTTCTCCAGCCTCCAaagcagaagaaaaagaagagaaagggtCAAAAAACATGTTCCATATTGTGA